A single genomic interval of Alteromonas sp. BL110 harbors:
- a CDS encoding heparin lyase I family protein, with protein sequence MSTNNKNENVLQETLIVLFYFFLIALVVTAVSACGGSSKSNTPDQSVSVPDSQGGGETPTEEQAEFTLVSEILLSAPGAANASETYESIENVFGEGSIEAPDLFVGDHTSTPHILEETDSVVGPHFVFLAHRDDDFNKGVQSDRQRNEIKTYDKSDDEVLGFEGDTMQFEWYFYVASDMSLTSKFSHFFQLKARNDSEDNSNGNDDQPVITLSAVEKDSSGKELQVRHSVGFNSDGSRTSDVYLVRANWSDIADEWVKVSVQATFLDEGNFTMQITRVSDDATIVDINETNIDMWRGVSNEDFIRPKWGIYRSTAEIDKLRQQEERVKFANFVIRKGTL encoded by the coding sequence GTGTCTACGAACAACAAAAACGAAAACGTCTTACAAGAAACCCTAATAGTACTTTTTTACTTCTTTTTAATTGCATTGGTTGTGACAGCTGTATCGGCCTGTGGAGGTAGCTCTAAAAGTAATACACCCGATCAATCTGTTTCTGTACCTGATTCTCAAGGTGGTGGAGAAACGCCCACTGAAGAACAAGCAGAATTTACCCTAGTGTCTGAAATCCTGCTCAGTGCCCCGGGCGCTGCAAACGCTAGCGAAACCTACGAATCAATCGAGAACGTGTTTGGAGAAGGCAGCATAGAAGCACCCGACTTGTTCGTTGGCGATCATACTTCTACGCCGCATATTTTAGAGGAAACCGATAGCGTTGTAGGCCCCCACTTTGTGTTTTTAGCCCACCGAGATGACGACTTTAATAAAGGTGTTCAGTCTGACCGTCAGCGCAACGAGATAAAAACTTATGATAAAAGCGATGACGAAGTACTCGGGTTCGAAGGGGACACTATGCAGTTTGAATGGTATTTCTATGTCGCCAGCGATATGTCTTTAACCAGTAAGTTTAGCCACTTCTTCCAGCTTAAAGCACGAAACGACAGTGAAGATAATAGTAATGGTAACGACGATCAGCCCGTTATTACCCTTTCCGCTGTCGAAAAAGACAGTTCCGGTAAAGAACTACAAGTAAGACACAGTGTAGGGTTTAACTCTGACGGTTCTCGCACCAGCGATGTCTATTTAGTTCGAGCAAACTGGAGCGATATCGCCGATGAGTGGGTTAAGGTATCTGTGCAAGCAACCTTTTTAGATGAAGGCAACTTCACCATGCAAATAACCCGCGTTAGCGACGACGCTACTATAGTAGATATTAACGAAACAAATATAGATATGTGGCGCGGTGTATCTAATGAGGACTTCATCCGCCCTAAGTGGGGTATTTACCGCTCTACCGCTGAAATAGATAAGTTACGCCAACAGGAAGAACGAGTGAAGTTTGCTAACTTCGTTATTAGAAAAGGTACGCTTTGA